Proteins from one Nicotiana tabacum cultivar K326 chromosome 23, ASM71507v2, whole genome shotgun sequence genomic window:
- the LOC107796869 gene encoding BURP domain protein RD22 isoform X1 has protein sequence MELKLLHILTYLSLALVASYAALSPSSGQTYWNTKLPNTPMPKAIKDSLQPTDFAGLTEDKTTSVVVGKGGVNVNTGKGHSGSGTNVNVGHKGVGVSTGKGHSGRGGTNVNVGHKGVGVSTGGGTHVGVGKGGVGVTTPGHHGRPPVYVGVRPGPSPFVYNYAAKDDQLHDNPNVALFFLEKDLHQGSNMNLQFVKTTNTAATFLPRQVANSIPFSSNKMPEILNQFSVKPDSEEAQILKQTVQECEQPGIKGEEKYCATSLESMVDFSTSKLGNKVQPVSTETEKETQMQKYTILGAKKIGNGKSDAVVCHKQNYAYAVFYCHKTETTESYMVSLVGADGTKAKAVAVCHKNTSAWNPKHLAFKVLKVTPGSVPVCHFLPEDHIVWVPKN, from the exons ATGGAGTTGAAGCTCCTTCACATCCTTACCTACCTTTCT TTGGCACTAGTGGCAAGTTATGCAGCTCTTTCTCCATCGAGCGGTCAAACTTATTGGAATACTAAACTGCCTAATACTCCCATGCCAAAGGCAATCAAAGATTCTCTTCAGCCAACTG ATTTCGCAGGATTGACGGAGGACAAAACCACTTCAGTGGTAGTAGGCAAAGGCGGAGTAAACGTCAACACCGGCAAAGGGCACTCCGGCAGCGGCACTAACGTCAACGTTGGCCACAAAGGCGTCGGCGTAAGCACCGGCAAGGGTCACTCCGGCAGGGGGGGCACCAACGTCAACGTCGGCCACAAAGGCGTCGGCGTAAGCACCGGGGGCGGAACCCACGTCGGCGTCGGCAAAGGAGGAGTGGGCGTGACCACCCCCGGCCACCACGGAAGGCCGCCGGTCTACGTCGGTGTACGCCCCGGACCATCACCGTTTGTTTACAATTACGCCGCCAAAGATGATCAACTTCACGACAACCCAAACGTCGCTCTTTTTTTCCTCGAGAAGGACTTGCACCAAGGGAGTAACATGAACTTACAATTTGTGAAAACTACAAATACTGCCGCCACTTTCTTGCCTCGCCAAGTCGCAAATTCTATTCCCTTTTCGTCAAACAAGATGCCAGAAATTCTTAATCAGTTTTCAGTTAAACCCGACTCTGAAGAAGCTCAGATCTTGAAGCAGACTGTACAAGAATGTGAACAGCCAG GTATTAAAGGAGAAGAGAAGTATTGTGCTACTTCATTAGAATCCATGGTTGATTTCAGCACATCAAAGTTAGGAAACAAAGTGCAACCAGTGTCAACAGAGACAGAGAAGGAAACTCAAATGCAGAAATACACAATTCTAGGAGCCAAGAAAATAGGAAATGGGAAATCTGATGCTGTAGTTTGCCACAAGCAGAATTATGCATATGCAGTTTTCTACTGTCATAAAACAGAAACCACAGAGTCATACATGGTTTCTTTGGTTGGTGCTGATGGAACAAAGGCTAAAGCAGTAGCTGTTTGCCATAAGAATACTTCAGCTTGGAATCCAAAGCATTTGGCTTTTAAAGTTCTTAAGGTTACACCGGGATCTGTTCCTGTTTGCCATTTCCTTCCTGAGGATCAcattgtttgggttcctaagaacTAG
- the LOC107796869 gene encoding BURP domain protein RD22 isoform X2: MELKLLHILTYLSLALVASYAALSPSSGQTYWNTKLPNTPMPKAIKDSLQPTGLTEDKTTSVVVGKGGVNVNTGKGHSGSGTNVNVGHKGVGVSTGKGHSGRGGTNVNVGHKGVGVSTGGGTHVGVGKGGVGVTTPGHHGRPPVYVGVRPGPSPFVYNYAAKDDQLHDNPNVALFFLEKDLHQGSNMNLQFVKTTNTAATFLPRQVANSIPFSSNKMPEILNQFSVKPDSEEAQILKQTVQECEQPGIKGEEKYCATSLESMVDFSTSKLGNKVQPVSTETEKETQMQKYTILGAKKIGNGKSDAVVCHKQNYAYAVFYCHKTETTESYMVSLVGADGTKAKAVAVCHKNTSAWNPKHLAFKVLKVTPGSVPVCHFLPEDHIVWVPKN, translated from the exons ATGGAGTTGAAGCTCCTTCACATCCTTACCTACCTTTCT TTGGCACTAGTGGCAAGTTATGCAGCTCTTTCTCCATCGAGCGGTCAAACTTATTGGAATACTAAACTGCCTAATACTCCCATGCCAAAGGCAATCAAAGATTCTCTTCAGCCAACTG GATTGACGGAGGACAAAACCACTTCAGTGGTAGTAGGCAAAGGCGGAGTAAACGTCAACACCGGCAAAGGGCACTCCGGCAGCGGCACTAACGTCAACGTTGGCCACAAAGGCGTCGGCGTAAGCACCGGCAAGGGTCACTCCGGCAGGGGGGGCACCAACGTCAACGTCGGCCACAAAGGCGTCGGCGTAAGCACCGGGGGCGGAACCCACGTCGGCGTCGGCAAAGGAGGAGTGGGCGTGACCACCCCCGGCCACCACGGAAGGCCGCCGGTCTACGTCGGTGTACGCCCCGGACCATCACCGTTTGTTTACAATTACGCCGCCAAAGATGATCAACTTCACGACAACCCAAACGTCGCTCTTTTTTTCCTCGAGAAGGACTTGCACCAAGGGAGTAACATGAACTTACAATTTGTGAAAACTACAAATACTGCCGCCACTTTCTTGCCTCGCCAAGTCGCAAATTCTATTCCCTTTTCGTCAAACAAGATGCCAGAAATTCTTAATCAGTTTTCAGTTAAACCCGACTCTGAAGAAGCTCAGATCTTGAAGCAGACTGTACAAGAATGTGAACAGCCAG GTATTAAAGGAGAAGAGAAGTATTGTGCTACTTCATTAGAATCCATGGTTGATTTCAGCACATCAAAGTTAGGAAACAAAGTGCAACCAGTGTCAACAGAGACAGAGAAGGAAACTCAAATGCAGAAATACACAATTCTAGGAGCCAAGAAAATAGGAAATGGGAAATCTGATGCTGTAGTTTGCCACAAGCAGAATTATGCATATGCAGTTTTCTACTGTCATAAAACAGAAACCACAGAGTCATACATGGTTTCTTTGGTTGGTGCTGATGGAACAAAGGCTAAAGCAGTAGCTGTTTGCCATAAGAATACTTCAGCTTGGAATCCAAAGCATTTGGCTTTTAAAGTTCTTAAGGTTACACCGGGATCTGTTCCTGTTTGCCATTTCCTTCCTGAGGATCAcattgtttgggttcctaagaacTAG
- the LOC142177256 gene encoding BURP domain protein RD22-like, with protein MVDFSTSKLGNKVQPVSTETEKETQMQKYTILGAKKMKNGKSDAAKAVVVCHKNISAWNPKHLAFKLLKVTPGFVSVCHFLPEDHIVWVPKN; from the exons ATGGTTGATTTCAGCACATCAAAGTTAGGAAACAAAGTGCAACCAGTGTCAACAGAGACAGAGAAGGAAACACAAATGCAGAAATACACAATTCTAGGAgccaagaaaatgaaaaatgggaaatCTGATGCT GCTAAAGCAGTAGTTGTTTGCCATAAGAATATTTCAGCTTGGAACCCAAAACATTTGGCTTTTAAACTTCTTAAGGTTACACCTGGATTTGTTTCGGTTTGCCATTTCCTTCCTGAGGATCAcattgtttgggttcctaagaacTAG